In one Streptomyces sp. T12 genomic region, the following are encoded:
- a CDS encoding FAD-binding oxidoreductase: MSSSVSGAVNGGISFWYADDGLPEVREPLAGDASADVVIVGGGYTGLWTAYYLKKAVPFLRITVLEQKFCGYGASGRNGGWLYNGIAGRDRYAKLHGHEAAVRLQRAMNDTVDEVARAVTEEGFDAGLHKGGVLEVARTPAQLARLKAFHEHELSYGEKDRELFGARETAERVKVADAVGSTWTPHGARVHPVKLVKGLAAAVAALGVTIHELTPVTEIRPKHAVTPYGTVRAPYVLRCTEGFTAALKGQKRTWLPMNSSMIATEPLTQEQWESVGWDGGETLGDMAHAYMYAQRTADGRIALGGRGVPYRFGSRTDNDGRTQDATVEALREILVRFFPQLAPVRIEHAWSGVLGVPRDWCATVTLDRSTGLGWAGGYVGSGVATANLAARTLRDLVQQDSGQGGRTELTDLPWVGHKVRKWEPEPLRWLGVHGLYATYRAADRREHLTNSAESARLARIADRVAGRH; this comes from the coding sequence ATGAGCAGCTCGGTGAGTGGTGCCGTGAACGGCGGCATTTCCTTCTGGTACGCGGACGACGGCCTCCCCGAGGTGCGGGAGCCGCTCGCGGGGGACGCCTCCGCGGACGTGGTGATCGTGGGCGGTGGCTACACGGGACTGTGGACCGCGTACTACCTGAAGAAGGCGGTCCCCTTCCTCCGTATCACCGTCCTGGAGCAGAAGTTCTGCGGATACGGCGCCTCGGGGCGCAACGGCGGCTGGCTGTACAACGGCATCGCGGGGCGTGACCGGTACGCGAAGCTGCACGGCCACGAGGCCGCCGTACGGCTGCAACGGGCCATGAACGACACCGTCGACGAGGTCGCCCGAGCCGTCACCGAAGAGGGCTTCGACGCCGGCCTCCACAAGGGCGGTGTCCTCGAAGTCGCCCGCACCCCCGCCCAGTTGGCGCGCCTGAAGGCCTTCCACGAGCACGAGCTGTCGTACGGCGAGAAGGACCGCGAGCTGTTCGGTGCCCGCGAGACCGCCGAGCGCGTCAAGGTCGCGGACGCGGTCGGCTCGACCTGGACGCCGCACGGGGCGCGGGTGCACCCGGTGAAGCTGGTGAAGGGCCTCGCGGCGGCCGTGGCGGCGCTCGGTGTGACGATCCACGAGCTGACGCCGGTGACGGAGATCCGGCCCAAGCACGCCGTCACGCCGTACGGCACCGTCCGCGCGCCGTACGTGCTGCGCTGCACCGAGGGCTTCACGGCCGCCCTGAAGGGCCAGAAGCGGACCTGGCTGCCCATGAACTCCTCGATGATCGCCACCGAGCCGCTGACACAGGAGCAGTGGGAGTCGGTGGGCTGGGACGGCGGGGAGACGCTGGGCGACATGGCGCACGCCTACATGTACGCGCAGCGCACCGCCGACGGACGGATCGCGCTGGGCGGGCGCGGGGTGCCGTACCGCTTCGGGTCGCGGACCGACAACGACGGGCGTACGCAGGACGCGACGGTCGAGGCGCTGCGGGAGATCCTCGTGCGCTTCTTCCCGCAGCTGGCCCCGGTCCGGATCGAGCACGCCTGGTCGGGCGTGCTGGGCGTGCCGCGCGACTGGTGCGCGACGGTCACCCTGGACCGGTCGACGGGGCTTGGCTGGGCGGGCGGTTACGTCGGCTCCGGCGTCGCCACCGCCAATCTGGCGGCCCGCACGTTGCGGGACCTGGTGCAGCAGGACTCCGGCCAGGGCGGGCGCACCGAGCTGACCGATCTGCCCTGGGTCGGCCACAAGGTGCGCAAGTGGGAGCCGGAGCCGCTGCGGTGGCTCGGGGTGCACGGGCTGTACGCCACCTACCGGGCGGCGGACCGGCGGGAGCACCTCACCAACAGCGCCGAGTCCGCGAGGCTGGCGCGGATCGCCGACCGGGTGGCCGGGCGGCACTGA
- a CDS encoding MFS transporter, whose amino-acid sequence MSFTRTGEAAVDADPRRWWGLVIIALAQLMVVLDATIVNIALPSAQSDLGISDGDRQWVITAYTLAFGGLLLLGGRIADLVGRKRTFVIGLVGFAAASALGGAATTSGMLFGARALQGVFAAVLAPSALSLLTTTFTDPKERGKAFGIYGALAGSGSAIGFIVGGLLTEYLDWRWCLYVNVPIAVVAVIGALALLHDSPGHPGARLDVPGVLLGCGGLVAIVYGFAEAEPRGWTDPMVLTLFAAGVVLLAAFVWWQTRAPVPLLPLHIIKDRSRAGCFLTMALAVIGMFGLFLFMTYYLQVILDYSPVMTGLAFLPLTAAIITGSTQIAARLLDHVAPRLLMAPGALLAAVGMVLLTRLTVHSSYAADILPALILMGLGMGLIFMPVFATATAGVAPQDSGVTSATVNTSQQVGGSIGTALLNTIATTSSTAYITAHLTDPAQRALVTKEGIVHGYTVAIWWAAAIMLLAGLIAALMVTAKPSKHGAPQEAPVPESVA is encoded by the coding sequence GTGAGTTTCACCCGAACAGGTGAAGCCGCCGTGGACGCCGACCCCCGTCGCTGGTGGGGCTTGGTGATCATCGCCCTTGCGCAACTCATGGTCGTCCTCGACGCGACCATCGTGAACATCGCGCTCCCCTCCGCCCAGAGCGACCTCGGCATCTCCGACGGCGACCGGCAGTGGGTGATCACCGCCTACACGCTGGCGTTCGGCGGACTGCTCCTGCTCGGCGGCCGTATCGCCGACCTGGTGGGCCGCAAACGCACCTTCGTCATCGGCCTCGTCGGCTTCGCCGCCGCCTCCGCGCTGGGCGGTGCCGCCACCACGTCCGGCATGCTCTTCGGCGCCCGCGCCCTCCAGGGCGTCTTCGCCGCCGTACTGGCCCCGTCGGCCCTGTCGTTGCTGACCACGACCTTCACCGACCCCAAGGAGCGCGGCAAGGCCTTCGGCATCTACGGCGCCCTGGCCGGCAGCGGCAGCGCGATCGGGTTCATCGTCGGCGGTCTGCTCACCGAGTACCTGGACTGGCGCTGGTGCCTGTACGTCAACGTGCCCATCGCCGTCGTCGCCGTGATCGGCGCCCTCGCCCTGCTCCACGACAGCCCCGGCCACCCGGGCGCCCGCCTCGACGTACCCGGCGTGCTGCTCGGCTGCGGCGGCCTGGTCGCCATCGTCTACGGATTCGCCGAGGCCGAGCCGCGCGGCTGGACCGACCCGATGGTCCTCACCCTCTTCGCGGCGGGGGTCGTCCTCCTCGCGGCCTTCGTCTGGTGGCAGACCCGGGCCCCGGTGCCCCTGCTGCCGCTGCACATCATCAAGGACCGCAGCCGCGCCGGCTGCTTCCTGACCATGGCGCTGGCCGTGATCGGCATGTTCGGGCTGTTCCTGTTCATGACCTACTACCTGCAGGTCATCCTCGACTACTCGCCGGTGATGACCGGCCTCGCCTTCCTGCCGCTCACGGCCGCGATCATCACCGGCTCCACCCAGATCGCCGCCCGGCTCCTGGACCATGTGGCGCCGCGCCTGCTCATGGCCCCGGGAGCCCTGCTGGCGGCGGTCGGCATGGTGCTCCTGACCCGGCTGACGGTGCACTCGTCCTACGCGGCCGACATCCTGCCCGCACTGATCCTCATGGGCCTCGGCATGGGCCTGATCTTCATGCCGGTGTTCGCCACGGCGACGGCGGGTGTGGCCCCGCAGGACTCCGGCGTGACCTCCGCGACCGTCAACACCTCGCAGCAGGTGGGCGGTTCGATCGGTACGGCCCTGCTGAACACCATCGCCACCACCAGCAGCACCGCCTACATCACCGCCCACCTCACCGATCCGGCCCAGCGCGCCCTGGTCACCAAGGAGGGCATCGTCCACGGCTACACCGTCGCCATCTGGTGGGCCGCCGCCATCATGCTCCTGGCCGGCCTGATCGCGGCCCTCATGGTGACGGCGAAGCCCTCGAAGCACGGCGCCCCGCAGGAGGCGCCGGTCCCGGAGTCGGTGGCCTGA
- a CDS encoding zinc-binding dehydrogenase, with protein MHAIRLHTFGPAENLTYEDVDAPAPGPGQVRIAVAAAGVHLLDATLREGIQGPAPQPPTLPTIPGREVAGVVESLGEGVAALWLGKRVVAHLGFAPGGYAELAVADVDRVHEIPANLDFAEAVAMIGTGRTTMGILQFAELGPDAVAVIPAAAGGIGTLLVQYARNAGAVVIGLAGGPQKVARVRENGADLAVDYTDPAWPEKVRAFLGGRPATVVFDGVGGDVARESVALLGPGGRHLVFGWSGAGLDGRPYFVDGVSQQVLGPAMMQKAGGPNPVRTLELRALTEAAAGRLTPAVQRFPLAEAAAAHRALETRGTTGKVVLEP; from the coding sequence ATGCACGCCATCCGCCTGCACACCTTCGGCCCGGCCGAGAACCTCACCTACGAGGACGTCGACGCCCCCGCACCGGGCCCCGGCCAGGTCCGCATCGCCGTAGCGGCAGCGGGCGTCCACCTCCTCGACGCGACGCTGCGCGAGGGCATCCAGGGCCCGGCACCGCAGCCGCCCACGCTGCCCACGATCCCCGGCCGCGAGGTCGCCGGCGTCGTCGAGTCCCTCGGTGAGGGTGTCGCCGCGCTCTGGCTCGGCAAGCGCGTCGTCGCCCACCTGGGCTTCGCGCCGGGCGGCTACGCCGAGCTGGCCGTCGCCGATGTCGACCGCGTCCACGAGATCCCCGCGAACCTCGACTTCGCCGAGGCCGTCGCCATGATCGGCACGGGCCGTACGACTATGGGGATCCTGCAGTTCGCCGAGCTCGGCCCGGACGCGGTCGCCGTGATCCCGGCGGCCGCCGGCGGCATCGGCACCCTGCTCGTGCAGTACGCCAGGAACGCCGGCGCCGTCGTCATCGGCCTCGCCGGAGGCCCTCAGAAGGTCGCCCGCGTGCGGGAGAACGGCGCCGACCTGGCCGTCGACTACACGGACCCGGCATGGCCCGAGAAGGTGCGCGCCTTCCTGGGCGGGCGACCGGCCACCGTGGTCTTCGACGGCGTCGGCGGCGACGTCGCCCGCGAGTCCGTCGCCCTGCTCGGGCCGGGCGGCAGGCACCTCGTCTTCGGCTGGTCCGGCGCAGGGCTTGACGGCAGGCCCTACTTCGTCGACGGCGTCTCCCAGCAGGTCCTCGGCCCCGCGATGATGCAGAAGGCCGGCGGCCCCAACCCCGTACGCACCCTGGAACTGCGCGCCCTGACCGAAGCCGCCGCGGGCCGTCTCACCCCGGCCGTCCAGCGCTTCCCGCTCGCCGAGGCGGCGGCCGCCCATCGCGCCCTCGAAACGCGCGGAACCACCGGAAAGGTGGTACTGGAGCCATGA
- a CDS encoding IPT/TIG domain-containing protein has product MSDDDSCPAARRGRAAKFAAVFAAVVSLFASTLTLAGASPAVAVEAECAPLALASFGDPAGAVGKATVPAQDSACFSVTAPQAGLYRMLLDDSGNNAYAQMYAEDGSQVDCYDEQFSDDGWCQVPAAGTYTVKVVNNGWADPEEAEVTVVPLGSATQGCFEPVGTSWDLPTVSRTSASRLEVDCQAFEGKPGERVRLTRGTSVYGFVVAWITDASGARICPRITEDDEDTFSCVLPGEGPYRVLSQVTEAGNGFPAEYAVKVRALTDPQGCRTAPVRPFGPPQGLDFDSDPCFTFTVDKAGSYLVHAVDDDSANPVQVYDAAGKIACRTGDPCRLPAAGTYTATLDGTSPYSGAHDDLLVLDRASDAGCVPTGMGLYKGELSTAGQYDCLTLDAPQGARIAALTSLSSAGLTPEVEVLDRAGTPQCDEDELKGGDCALTGEAPYRALVHTDDEGDSATGAYAVAFHRTDVAQGCPVLPAGSFAADGAKATLTTGDGVFSRCLGIPADAHTDAEVFQLIATSGTSSAEFSVLDSDGKRVCERWATTNGWTICSLTPGKAHTVLVTGRDQAATYTLTRRDVTASASSAGCTKTAAAKVGGPSVKSAYGAPGTLDCRQVTTAADTDVVHVNVRDALGTANSAVVAGDGRMECSFRNTSCAVTGSTTHQVLVQTPANLRAAPEYRLDALRIATADGPAPECVKVPSVAYGYGPITGTLDESRTAVCAALPTAGFDRFETDIKDTAGATTTAVPVLYNTSTWANGCTHYIPEGYDCDALGSSPQSTPTLFLLGLPEKAPSTAYSAKLTCTSAPCGTEETAVTAVSPDTGAAGGKVKLTVTGTALGPDVTVRLSQAGKTITAAADSVSADNRTVTATLDLTGAATGTWNVSVITRGWEFGRGTFTVTPQPKLENTAAPKVTGTAKTGAKVTAAPGSWSATPSSYTYQWKANGTAISGATASTYTVPASMVGKKLTVTVTAVKSGWVSGSATSAAVTVAKGDAPKATTLPVISGTAKVGRTLKTSKGAWSPAATSYAYQWYANGRAISGATKSSLVLKSAQKGKKITVKVIAHRTGHQDGAAVSNATKTVAG; this is encoded by the coding sequence GTGTCCGACGACGACTCCTGTCCGGCTGCGAGACGGGGGCGGGCGGCCAAGTTCGCGGCCGTGTTCGCCGCTGTCGTCTCGCTGTTCGCCTCGACTCTGACCTTGGCCGGGGCGAGCCCCGCCGTCGCCGTCGAGGCGGAGTGCGCGCCGCTCGCGCTCGCGTCCTTCGGCGACCCGGCCGGCGCCGTCGGCAAGGCCACCGTGCCGGCCCAGGACAGCGCCTGCTTCTCCGTGACGGCTCCGCAGGCGGGCCTGTACCGGATGTTGCTGGACGACAGCGGCAACAACGCGTACGCGCAGATGTACGCCGAGGACGGCAGCCAAGTCGACTGCTACGACGAGCAGTTCTCCGACGACGGCTGGTGCCAGGTCCCCGCGGCCGGCACCTACACCGTCAAGGTCGTCAACAACGGCTGGGCGGACCCGGAGGAGGCCGAGGTCACCGTCGTCCCGCTCGGCTCGGCCACGCAGGGCTGCTTCGAGCCGGTGGGCACCTCCTGGGACCTGCCGACGGTGAGCCGGACCTCGGCGAGCCGACTGGAGGTCGACTGCCAGGCGTTCGAGGGCAAGCCGGGCGAGCGCGTCCGCCTCACCCGGGGCACGAGCGTCTACGGCTTCGTCGTCGCGTGGATCACCGACGCGAGCGGTGCCCGGATCTGCCCGCGCATCACCGAGGACGACGAGGACACCTTCAGCTGCGTGCTGCCCGGCGAAGGCCCGTACCGGGTGCTGTCCCAGGTCACGGAGGCGGGGAACGGCTTCCCCGCCGAGTACGCGGTCAAGGTGCGCGCGCTGACCGACCCCCAGGGCTGCCGCACCGCGCCCGTGCGCCCCTTCGGGCCGCCGCAGGGCCTGGACTTCGACTCCGACCCCTGCTTCACCTTCACCGTCGACAAGGCCGGGTCCTACCTGGTCCACGCGGTCGACGACGACTCCGCGAACCCCGTCCAGGTGTACGACGCGGCCGGGAAGATCGCCTGCCGGACGGGCGACCCGTGCCGGCTGCCGGCCGCGGGTACGTACACCGCGACCCTCGACGGCACCTCCCCCTACAGCGGCGCCCATGACGACCTGCTCGTCCTCGACCGCGCCTCGGACGCCGGGTGCGTGCCTACCGGGATGGGGTTGTACAAGGGCGAGTTGAGCACGGCCGGTCAGTACGACTGCCTGACGCTGGACGCCCCGCAAGGCGCCCGGATCGCCGCGCTCACCTCGCTCTCCTCGGCCGGGCTGACCCCCGAGGTGGAGGTCCTGGACCGGGCCGGCACCCCGCAGTGCGACGAGGACGAGCTGAAGGGCGGCGACTGCGCGCTCACCGGCGAGGCCCCCTACCGGGCGCTGGTGCACACCGACGACGAGGGGGACTCGGCGACCGGCGCCTACGCGGTGGCCTTCCACCGCACCGACGTCGCGCAGGGCTGCCCCGTCCTGCCCGCCGGCAGCTTCGCCGCGGACGGTGCCAAGGCCACGCTGACCACCGGCGACGGCGTCTTCTCGCGCTGCCTGGGCATCCCGGCGGACGCGCACACGGACGCCGAGGTCTTCCAGCTGATCGCCACCTCCGGGACTTCCTCCGCGGAGTTCTCGGTGCTGGACTCCGACGGCAAGCGGGTCTGCGAGCGCTGGGCCACCACCAACGGCTGGACCATCTGCTCCCTGACCCCGGGCAAGGCCCACACCGTGCTGGTGACCGGCCGCGACCAGGCCGCCACCTACACCCTGACCCGGCGCGACGTCACCGCGAGCGCCTCCTCGGCGGGCTGCACGAAGACCGCGGCCGCGAAGGTCGGCGGACCCTCCGTGAAGAGCGCGTACGGCGCCCCCGGCACCCTCGACTGCCGACAGGTGACCACCGCCGCGGACACCGACGTCGTGCACGTCAACGTGCGGGACGCCCTCGGCACCGCCAACTCCGCGGTCGTCGCCGGGGACGGCCGCATGGAGTGCTCCTTCCGCAACACCTCCTGCGCGGTCACCGGGTCCACCACCCACCAGGTCCTCGTGCAGACCCCGGCCAACCTCAGGGCCGCGCCCGAGTACCGCCTGGACGCCCTGCGCATCGCGACCGCCGACGGGCCCGCGCCGGAGTGCGTCAAGGTGCCGTCCGTGGCGTACGGGTACGGGCCGATCACGGGCACGCTGGACGAGTCGCGCACCGCGGTGTGCGCGGCGCTGCCGACCGCCGGGTTCGACCGCTTCGAGACCGACATCAAGGACACCGCCGGCGCCACCACCACGGCGGTACCGGTGCTGTACAACACGTCGACCTGGGCCAACGGCTGCACGCACTACATCCCGGAGGGCTACGACTGCGACGCGCTCGGCTCGTCCCCGCAGAGCACGCCGACGCTGTTCCTGCTGGGCCTGCCCGAGAAGGCGCCGAGTACGGCCTACAGCGCCAAGCTGACCTGCACGTCCGCGCCGTGCGGCACCGAGGAGACGGCCGTCACCGCGGTCAGCCCCGACACCGGGGCGGCCGGCGGCAAGGTGAAGCTCACGGTCACCGGAACCGCGCTCGGCCCCGATGTCACCGTCCGGCTGAGTCAGGCCGGGAAGACGATCACGGCGGCGGCCGACTCGGTCTCCGCGGACAACCGGACGGTGACCGCGACCCTCGACCTGACCGGTGCGGCCACCGGTACCTGGAACGTCAGCGTGATCACGCGCGGCTGGGAGTTCGGTCGCGGCACCTTCACCGTGACCCCCCAGCCCAAACTGGAGAACACAGCCGCCCCCAAGGTGACCGGCACGGCCAAGACCGGCGCCAAGGTCACGGCTGCACCGGGGAGTTGGTCGGCGACCCCGTCGTCGTACACGTACCAGTGGAAGGCGAACGGTACGGCGATCAGCGGGGCGACGGCGTCGACGTACACCGTCCCCGCCTCGATGGTCGGCAAGAAGCTCACCGTGACCGTCACCGCGGTCAAGTCCGGCTGGGTCAGCGGATCGGCGACCTCGGCGGCGGTGACCGTGGCCAAGGGCGACGCGCCCAAGGCGACCACGCTGCCGGTGATCAGCGGGACGGCGAAGGTCGGCAGGACGCTGAAGACGTCCAAGGGGGCCTGGTCGCCGGCGGCGACGTCGTACGCGTACCAGTGGTACGCGAACGGCAGGGCGATCAGCGGGGCGACCAAGTCGTCGCTGGTGCTGAAGTCGGCGCAGAAGGGCAAGAAGATCACCGTGAAGGTGATCGCGCACCGCACGGGGCACCAGGACGGGGCGGCGGTGAGCAACGCGACGAAGACGGTCGCCGGCTGA